Part of the Candidatus Binataceae bacterium genome, CGAAGCTGTGGACCGATGGTCCGTTGAAGACCGGCGATCGCGCGGCGATGGCGCATCTCGTGCGCCAGGCGAGCTTCGCGGCCACGGTGCTGGTAGGTGCGCTCTTCAGCTCGCGCTACGTTCTCCAGAGCCTCGACCAGCACCTGGTGCAGGACTTGCGCGATCGCGCGCAGCGGCGGCTGCTCGAAGTTGAACTTTCGTCGGTGCGCCGCTTTCAAATCGGCGAGCTGATGTCGCGCATGTTCAACGACGCGCTTTCGATGAGCCAGTTCGTGCGCGAGATCCTCCGCCGCTGGATCGGCGAAAGCGTGGTGCTGGTCGGCGCGCTGGTGATGTTGTTCCGACTCGACTGGCAGTTAGCAATGATGATCGCGGTCGCGGGACCGATCGTCGGCGGCGTGCTGAGCTACTTCGGCGGGTTCATCAGGCGCCGCAGCGCCGCCGCGCAGCGCGAAATCGGAGAGCTGAGCGCGACACTCACCGAGCAGCTCGCCGGCTTGAGCACGATCAAAGGTTTTCAAACCGAGTCCGCCGAACGCGAACGATTCGTATCCATCGATACCAGCTATCGGCATCACGTGATGCGCAGTCAGCTCTGGCTGGCCTCGATGACCACGGGCGTGTGGGCGATCACCGCGGCGGCGCTCCTCATTGCGACCTGGTACGGAACCAGCAAGATCGCAAGCGGCCGCTCGACGCCGGGCGCGCTGCTCGCCTTCTGCCTCTACGCGGTGCAAACTGTCGAACCGCTGCGCCGCCTGAGTGAAGTTCACGGCCTCTTGCAGCGCGCGCTGGCATCCGCGGTGCGGGTGTTCGACGTGATCGATATCTCCGCGCCTGAGACGGAAGGCTCGCTCGCGCTGCCCGAGCCGATGCGCGGCGAGCTGGAATTCAGCGACGTAAGTTTCAGCTATGTCGCCGGGCATCCGATATTGCGCGAGTTCCAACTGAGCATCGGCTCGCGCGAGACCGTCGCGATCGTTGGCGCGAGCGGCGGCGGCAAAAGCACGCTTGCCAGTCTCCTGGTGCGCTTCGCAGACCCGCTCGAGGGACGAATCCTGCTTGACGGCACGGACACGCGATCCCTGCGATTGTCGCAACTGCGTCGCGCGATCTGCGTGATCGAGCAGAAACCCTTCATTTTCAGCGGCTCGGTGCTCGAAAATATTCGCTATGGTTCGCCGGGTGCGAGCCTCGAGGCGGTGCGCGTTGCAGTCACGCTCGCAAGCCTCGACCAATTCGTCGCCACGCTGCCCGCCGGCCTGGATACCTATCTCACGGAAAGTGGCCGCAATCTGTCCGGCGGCCAGCAACAACGCATCGCACTCGCCCGCGCGATCGTCCGCAATCCCGCCGTGCTGGTACTAGATGAATCGACCAGCGCAATCGACACCGAAACCGAAAACGCAATTTTTTCGCGGATGGAATCTTGGCTGGCGGACCGCACCGCAATCCTGATGACGCATCGTTTGGCGACGGTGATTCGTTTCCCACGGGTGGTCGTGCTTGCGGATGGCCGCGTAGTCGGAGATGGTCCTGCGGCGCAGTTGCTCGAAAGCTGTCCGGCGTTTGCGCGGCTATTTTCCGAGCAGGTGTCGCTGCTCGATACTCCGCCAAAGATCGCTTCGTCCGTGCTGTGACGGTTTAGTGGCTGGCCGATTCAACAGCCGCAGCCAGGATGCGTTCGTACTCAAGTGCCGCGCGCATCGGATCGAAGTTGTCACGCGCGCGGATCAATCCCGCCGCGCCGATCTCGGATGCTTGGCGTGCGTCCGATAGCAACGCCGCGATCGCTCGGGCAAGGTCGGCCGAATCGTCGGGTTTGGCAACAATGCCGACATCGCCGAGCGCCTCGACCAGCCCGGGCGTTGCATACCCGATTACCGGCGTGCCGCAGGCCAGCGCCTCGAGCGCAGTGAGCGGCAGTCCCTCGCCGAGGCTGCTGCGCGTCGCGACGATCACAGCCTCAACGGAACGCATTGCCGCTGCCACGTCGGGAACGTTCGGATGATAGTGCGCAAGTTCCGAGAGGCCGAACTCCAATAGCCAGTCGGGTACGGTTTTGCTTTTACGCAAGTCGATTCGCCCGCAAATGAGAAGTCTCAAATCGGTGCCGGTGCTCCGCACGCGCCGTGCTGCATCGAGCAGATCTCCGATTCCCTTCTGCGGATCGTTGCCACCGAAGAATCCGATCCATCTTCCATCTCGCCCAAGGCCAAGTGCCTCCCGATTTACGATCCGTTCCTCAGCATCGGGAACTTTGTCGCATACTCGCAGCCGCACTGGATTGTGGACGACATGAATCAGTTGAGCGCGGACTCCCGCCCGCCCGAGCAGAGCCATCCGGATAGCCTCGCTACCCGCGATAACCGCAGTTGCGCGCTGATCGGCAAGCCATCGCACGCCGGCCGACAGACGCAGTGTCATCTGGCGCGTGAAGACTAGGGGCACCTTGATAATCCCGCGGGGAACCAGGGCCGCCCAAACCCATTCGTCCGGCGTGGTCACCAATATCACGTCGGGGCGGAACGCGCGGACACTGCGAGTGATCGCTACAAAGGAACCGATATCCAGCGAACCCTTGAGCGACGCATGGTAAATCGGATGCGCAAAATTTTGGATTTCCTCTACGACCGGGCTTTCGCGGCGCAATAAAGCTGCTATCGAATGCGAGCTCTTGCTCAACAACTCGAGAATCTGGATGCAGACGCGCTCGGCACCGCCAACGATCGACGAGCCGCATATCCAGAGAATCTTCATCGCCGCGGCGAGGTCTATCAGTTTACGCCGCGGATCGAAATTGTTTCGAATAGTGGCGAATGTCCGAATCGGCGCTAAAAGCTGGTGGCGCGGAAGGCGCCGAATTTGCCGCAGCCTGCCTGCTCGCGATCGTCGGGTTGTTTCTCATTTTTGCACCAATCACCCCGCGGCTCGGCGCGGCGATCGGGCTGCCGTACGTCGATCCGCCCCTGCCGATTCTGCTTTGTCTCTTCCTCGGATATCAGCTCGCGCTGCCGTATCTGGCGGCAAAAGGGTATTCGTGGCCGAAGTCTGTCGCCGAAAAAGGACCACTCGCGCTCATCTTGCTCGATGGTGCGATGCTGAGTTGGCTGTCGATTCACAAGCACGACTCGATCAACTCGCATACCGATCTCGCGATCTTCGACAACGTGATGTGGAATACTATCCACGGTCGAATGCTGTACAGTTCGCTGCTTCAGCGAAATTTCCTGGGCGAGCATGTCTCGCCGATTCTCCTTCTGCTGACACCGGTTTACGGGCTCTTTCCAAGTGCAAAAGCCCTGCTCATCGCGCAATCGTTCGCGCTGGCGGCGTCGGCAATCCCAATATACTGGCTCGCGAAGGAGAAGCTCGAATCCCGTGCCGCGCTTGTTTTGCTGGTCGTTTACTTCTTCAACCAGGCGATTCTCGGGGCGGCATTCTTTGATTTTCATGAAATAGCATTTGCGGTTCCGCTGCTGGCATTTGGGCTTTACTATTGTGAGCATGAGCGCGATGTGCCTTTCGTGTTGACGCTGCTCGGGGCGATGCTCTGCAAAGAAGAAGTCGCACTTATTGTCGCCGCATTCGGTGTTTACATCTGGATCCGCCGCGGCAAGTCGTCTCTTGCTGTATCGTTGATTGCGATCGGCCTGCTGGTATTTCTCATTGACTACAACGTTGTCCTGCCCTACTTCAGAGGGCGGCCGGGACCCTATGCCGATCGCTACAGCTACCTGGGCGTGTCGATTCCGGGAATGCTCTGGAATCTGATCCGGCATCCAATCTATGTCGTCGCTCATATATTTACGCTGGCGAAGCTCGGCTACCTGTGCGTTCTGTTTGGCTCGGTGGCTTTCCTGCCGCTGCTCACACCCGTACATCTCATCCCGATATTACCGACCTTTCTGCGGATCCTTCTGAGCGGTCTCGCTCCCGAATTTTCGCTCGAATTCCATTATTCAGCCCTGATGACGCCGTTTCTCTTCGGCGCGTCGATCTACTCCATCGAGAGTCTAACCAAAAATCTTTCGGTCTCAGTCAGTTACGATCAAGTAAACCAGAAACTCTCATACTGGTCGAAAAGGTTTACGCTTCTGCATCGACAGATCCCTTATGTGAGTCTTCAGGATTTACTTGTGACGGTGGTTCTCGTCGCAGGTGGTGCGTTCGGAATGAACCCGCTCCGGTACCTGAAATCTCCAAAGCCGGGAACCGATATCGCATCGTTCGCGGAAATTCGAAACCGGTTGCCCGCCGACGCATCGCTAGCGGGCGATGACACGCTGGTGGCCCATCTGGCGCATCGCCGAAATCTCAGTTTTCTGCCGATCGTCAACAATGCTGATTTCGTCATGATGGACCTGGCTGACGACCGGTACGAATATCCGCTGAATCGCGAGGAACATCGGCGCATGGCTTTGCGACTGGGCCTCGAGCAGGGATACGCCGCCAAATCGAATGAGCATGGCGTGCTGCTGATGCAACGCGGAGGGTCTCAGTCGGCCGCCGAGTTTGCCGCTATCGTAGCGCCGATCTTTTTTCACTACTCGGGAATGGCCGTACAATCGCGACGTTGCCATCGATGCGCTGCCGGCTACGGAAGGATTTTCTTCACCCGGGCGCGTCCGTATCCTCCTGGCAGATACAATGTTGCGATAACCGTTGAAGGTGAATCGGGAAGCAACCCATCGATGTTTGACGTGCACGCGATTGACCATGCCAAGGAGCACGAAGATAGATTCAATGAATCAAAGTCGTTACTTGGAGAGAAACTTACTCTCGCTGCGCGCGATTCAAACGAGTCGACATTCGAATTTAGTTTTGAAAATCCGACATGGAATGAGATCAAGTTCCGGCTCCTGACTCCTGATGGGAGCGATCTCAAGTTAAAAGCAGTCGACGTGCAGCCGGAGCAGCCGACGCTGCGGGTACTGCGAGAGCTCAAAGACTATTAAGCCTGATTCGGACCAAGGACAGAAAAGGAATGCATGAAGAGGTCCTGGATTTTCTAGGGCGCGTAAAAAAGGCGATGCCCGAGCACTTCAAGCGGCGCCGCGTCCTGGAGATCGGCAGCTATATCATCAATGGTTCACCGCGCGCGTTCTTTGAGGGCTGCGAATACGTGGGCTGCGACTGGCGGCCGGGTCCCGGTGTCGACGTGGTGGGATTTGCCCACGAGTTGAACTTCGCCGATTCGTCGTTCGATGTGGTGGTGTCGACTGAATGCCTAGAGCATGATGTCCACTGGTCGCTGACTCTCGATACGATGTACCGCGTTCTCAAACCTGGTGGCCTCCTGATGCTGACGACCGCCGCGTTCGACCGCAAGCCGCATGAACTGGACTGTGCGGTCGATAGTTATTATCGAAACTTGCAGCCGGACGAGCTTTTGCCGCGCCTGACAGGCGTCGCGCTATACGAGGAGAATCGTCTCTTTCAAGGAATACACGTAGCCTGCGTGAAACCTGCCGCGCGGGGTTTCTCGGCAATGCTTGGACGGATCGGCAAGCGTTGAGCCGTCTTATGGACTCGATGCTCATATGCGGTGGCGCCGGGTTTATCGGCTCCAACTTCGCGCGCCTGGCACTTGCGCGCACGAACGCGGAAGTTATTGTTCTCGATAAACTCACATACGCCGGTTCGCTGCTTAACCTTGCCGACTGCGAGCGCAATTCACGATATCAGTTCGTGGCGGGAGACATTGGCGATCGCAGTATCGTCGATAACCTGCTGCACGAACGAAGCCCGCGGTGGATAATCAATTTTGCGGCTGAGACGCATGTCGATCGATCGATCGACGGGCCGCGCTACTTTATCGAGAATAACGCGCTCGCGACTTGTTCGCTGCTCGAATCGATACGGTCATATTTGAGCGGGTCCGGACGGCGCGATTTTCGCCTGCTGCATATTTCGACGGATGAAACCTATGGTTCGCTTGGACCATCGGGCCGCTTCGACGAATCGGCGCCGTATGCGCCCAATTCGCCGTATGCTGCTTCGAAGGCCGCGGCTGATCATTTTGTTCGGGCGTACAATCACACCTACGGTGTGCCGGCGATGATTGCGCATTGTTCGAACAATTACGGCTGCTATCAATATCCAGAAAAGCTGATTCCGAAGACGGTGCTTCATGCGATCGAAGGCCGCCAGATACCAGTATACGGAGACGGCGAAAACGTCCGCGACTGGTTATTCGTGAGCGATAATTGCGAGGCACTGCTCGCGATTCTGACCAAGGGCAAGATCGGTGAGGCCTACAATGTCGGAGGAGGCAACGAGCGCCGAAATATCGACGTAGTGATGATGATTTGCCGAATACTCGAAGAGTGCCTGCCCGCGGGTCTGAACGAGTCTTTGGCCGCGGCGGGAAAGCGCAGTTATCAAGATCTCTGCGCCTTCGTAGAGGATCGGCCGGGGCATGATCGTCGATACGCATTGGATTGCGCCAAGATCGAACGGGAATTGGGTTGGCGCGCATCCACCCCCCTCGAAGACGGCCTCAGAAGAACGATCCGCTGGTATCTCGAAAATCGAGCCTGGTGCGACTCGGTCAGGGCGCGCGCGGCGCAATAGGGCGCTCAGGAGTCTCCGGGCGGTGGAATTTCGTCTGCCGCGACGCTCATGGGGATTAGCCTGGAGCCATCGCCAGGTTCATTATCATCTTCGAGATAGAGCGCGTCGGCATTCACGCGCCATTGATCGTAGTTCGCACCCATGAGATTACGCGCCGCCATGATCCCGGTCATCATCGCGTGGTCCTGGTTATTGTACTTGTGCATTCCATTGCGGCCCGCAAGTTGAAGATTCGGAGCTTCAAGTTCGAGGAACCTTCGAATCGATGCTACATGCCCGCGATAGTCGTGATCATAAATAGGATACGCGGCGACTTCGCGTACGACCGCGGCGTCCACGACTGATGATTCATCCGCGAGCCCGGTTAAGGCCAACTCACGCTTTGCCATTGCGATCAGCTCGGCGTCCGGCGCTCGCCACATCTGATCGGAATCGAAGCAGAAGTATTCGAGTCCCAGCACGGAATAGCGGGAATCGCTGACCATCGCCGGGCTCCAATTCTTGAAGTTCTGAATTCTACCGACCTTTACCTGGGGATCGTGGATATAGATCCATTGATCGGGAAATAGTTCGGGGCGATTCAGAACAAGTGCGACGGTGATAAAATCGCGGTAGCTCAATCCGCGCGCGGCCTGCAATATCTCATGCGGCACCGCGGGTTGGAACGCTTCGATCAGGGCGCGGATCGGCATCGTCGAGATGAAGTGATCGCCGGAGTAGCTATAGCGATTGCCCTGCGGATCTTCGGTCACGATTCGAATAACCCGCCGGTTGTCGCGTTCAATCACGGTTGCGCGCTCCCCCATTTTGATCTTCGCGCCCATGGCGGTTATCCGTGACGCCATTGTTTCCCACATCTCGCCGGGTCCGCGTGCGGGATACCGAAAACGATCGATTAGAGTTTTGATTATGGGTGCGTCTTTGCTGCCCGGCCATCGTATTGCGGCTTTAAACAAGGCCGGAATCGACAGACCGCGAATCCGCTGGGCCGCCCAGTCCGCGCTGATCGACGAGCATGGGATGCCCCAAACTTTCTCAGTATAGGTTTTGAAGAAGATTTCATATAATCGCCTGCCGAATGCGCGAGTTACCCAATCTTCGAAGGTTCTGACATCTTTCGCGGAAGAAAAGTGCGACCGGACGTAGCTGAGAACACAGGCGGCTGATTCGAGCGGGCCCAATTTGCGCAACACGTCCAGCACTTCGAGTGGATATTTGAAAAGCACCCCGCGATAGTAGATTCGCGACAAGCGGTCGCGCTCGAGCATTCGTTCTCCAAGGATATCGGTCCAGATTTCCTCGACCAGCGAGTTCTTGGAGAAAAAGCGATGGCCGCCGATATCGAAACGGAAACCCTTGTATTCGACGGTACGTGACAGTCCGCCAACTTTTTCCGGGTCCGCTTCCAGCACCGTAACGGCAGCGCGCGCTTTGCACAGCTCGTAGGCGGCGGTGAGGCCGCTGGGACCGGCGCCGACAATGACGGTTTCACCCGAAGGCACACTAAGTGGCATGGCTGGGATTGAACTCTCGCTCACGCGCTGGAACTCGTCACGAAGGCATGACTAGATAGCAGCGGTTGCGCTTTCGAGTGCGAGGCCGCGCGACTCGTCGACAAATGCGATGAATAAGATAGAGGTGCCGATCGCGGATAGACCCAGGAGTCCGACGACGAATGACACCCCGCCTATCCGTGCGGCCAGAAGAGCAACCAGCGATTGGCCTGCGACGCGGCCGACAGTGCCGGCGATCGCGATCGCGCCCGCAGCGGTTGCGCGCATTCCAGTGGGAAACAGTTCCGTCG contains:
- a CDS encoding ABC transporter transmembrane domain-containing protein, whose protein sequence is MSSTLQPSTNRAAPAGSGPDCFDSSLAEFETRVFPIDSIIDLLSSTHAPEKIAEYRAAMDNGAKFPPLSIVRIAGRYFLADGHKRLGACKERGMTQVTVELWPLRRIVADLYRQTGRSLRRVASLIAQTPRDPQARKRWRRFYWDTVLHWKRFFVTLPSLIGGRDREDSPPSSSVFLRLVRECLRFRGHIILIALTLGALGGAQLYLTWIAKLWTDGPLKTGDRAAMAHLVRQASFAATVLVGALFSSRYVLQSLDQHLVQDLRDRAQRRLLEVELSSVRRFQIGELMSRMFNDALSMSQFVREILRRWIGESVVLVGALVMLFRLDWQLAMMIAVAGPIVGGVLSYFGGFIRRRSAAAQREIGELSATLTEQLAGLSTIKGFQTESAERERFVSIDTSYRHHVMRSQLWLASMTTGVWAITAAALLIATWYGTSKIASGRSTPGALLAFCLYAVQTVEPLRRLSEVHGLLQRALASAVRVFDVIDISAPETEGSLALPEPMRGELEFSDVSFSYVAGHPILREFQLSIGSRETVAIVGASGGGKSTLASLLVRFADPLEGRILLDGTDTRSLRLSQLRRAICVIEQKPFIFSGSVLENIRYGSPGASLEAVRVAVTLASLDQFVATLPAGLDTYLTESGRNLSGGQQQRIALARAIVRNPAVLVLDESTSAIDTETENAIFSRMESWLADRTAILMTHRLATVIRFPRVVVLADGRVVGDGPAAQLLESCPAFARLFSEQVSLLDTPPKIASSVL
- a CDS encoding glycosyltransferase family 4 protein, with translation MKILWICGSSIVGGAERVCIQILELLSKSSHSIAALLRRESPVVEEIQNFAHPIYHASLKGSLDIGSFVAITRSVRAFRPDVILVTTPDEWVWAALVPRGIIKVPLVFTRQMTLRLSAGVRWLADQRATAVIAGSEAIRMALLGRAGVRAQLIHVVHNPVRLRVCDKVPDAEERIVNREALGLGRDGRWIGFFGGNDPQKGIGDLLDAARRVRSTGTDLRLLICGRIDLRKSKTVPDWLLEFGLSELAHYHPNVPDVAAAMRSVEAVIVATRSSLGEGLPLTALEALACGTPVIGYATPGLVEALGDVGIVAKPDDSADLARAIAALLSDARQASEIGAAGLIRARDNFDPMRAALEYERILAAAVESASH
- a CDS encoding DUF2079 domain-containing protein, yielding MLYSSLLQRNFLGEHVSPILLLLTPVYGLFPSAKALLIAQSFALAASAIPIYWLAKEKLESRAALVLLVVYFFNQAILGAAFFDFHEIAFAVPLLAFGLYYCEHERDVPFVLTLLGAMLCKEEVALIVAAFGVYIWIRRGKSSLAVSLIAIGLLVFLIDYNVVLPYFRGRPGPYADRYSYLGVSIPGMLWNLIRHPIYVVAHIFTLAKLGYLCVLFGSVAFLPLLTPVHLIPILPTFLRILLSGLAPEFSLEFHYSALMTPFLFGASIYSIESLTKNLSVSVSYDQVNQKLSYWSKRFTLLHRQIPYVSLQDLLVTVVLVAGGAFGMNPLRYLKSPKPGTDIASFAEIRNRLPADASLAGDDTLVAHLAHRRNLSFLPIVNNADFVMMDLADDRYEYPLNREEHRRMALRLGLEQGYAAKSNEHGVLLMQRGGSQSAAEFAAIVAPIFFHYSGMAVQSRRCHRCAAGYGRIFFTRARPYPPGRYNVAITVEGESGSNPSMFDVHAIDHAKEHEDRFNESKSLLGEKLTLAARDSNESTFEFSFENPTWNEIKFRLLTPDGSDLKLKAVDVQPEQPTLRVLRELKDY
- a CDS encoding methyltransferase domain-containing protein, which encodes MHEEVLDFLGRVKKAMPEHFKRRRVLEIGSYIINGSPRAFFEGCEYVGCDWRPGPGVDVVGFAHELNFADSSFDVVVSTECLEHDVHWSLTLDTMYRVLKPGGLLMLTTAAFDRKPHELDCAVDSYYRNLQPDELLPRLTGVALYEENRLFQGIHVACVKPAARGFSAMLGRIGKR
- the rfbB gene encoding dTDP-glucose 4,6-dehydratase; the protein is MDSMLICGGAGFIGSNFARLALARTNAEVIVLDKLTYAGSLLNLADCERNSRYQFVAGDIGDRSIVDNLLHERSPRWIINFAAETHVDRSIDGPRYFIENNALATCSLLESIRSYLSGSGRRDFRLLHISTDETYGSLGPSGRFDESAPYAPNSPYAASKAAADHFVRAYNHTYGVPAMIAHCSNNYGCYQYPEKLIPKTVLHAIEGRQIPVYGDGENVRDWLFVSDNCEALLAILTKGKIGEAYNVGGGNERRNIDVVMMICRILEECLPAGLNESLAAAGKRSYQDLCAFVEDRPGHDRRYALDCAKIERELGWRASTPLEDGLRRTIRWYLENRAWCDSVRARAAQ
- a CDS encoding NAD(P)/FAD-dependent oxidoreductase, whose translation is MPLSVPSGETVIVGAGPSGLTAAYELCKARAAVTVLEADPEKVGGLSRTVEYKGFRFDIGGHRFFSKNSLVEEIWTDILGERMLERDRLSRIYYRGVLFKYPLEVLDVLRKLGPLESAACVLSYVRSHFSSAKDVRTFEDWVTRAFGRRLYEIFFKTYTEKVWGIPCSSISADWAAQRIRGLSIPALFKAAIRWPGSKDAPIIKTLIDRFRYPARGPGEMWETMASRITAMGAKIKMGERATVIERDNRRVIRIVTEDPQGNRYSYSGDHFISTMPIRALIEAFQPAVPHEILQAARGLSYRDFITVALVLNRPELFPDQWIYIHDPQVKVGRIQNFKNWSPAMVSDSRYSVLGLEYFCFDSDQMWRAPDAELIAMAKRELALTGLADESSVVDAAVVREVAAYPIYDHDYRGHVASIRRFLELEAPNLQLAGRNGMHKYNNQDHAMMTGIMAARNLMGANYDQWRVNADALYLEDDNEPGDGSRLIPMSVAADEIPPPGDS